The Pseudomonas sp. R4-35-07 genome contains a region encoding:
- a CDS encoding AraC family transcriptional regulator, which translates to MSEKDTISIHLVREALLQSCAPGAATVEALSKVGIDPVLLEQPGARVAATAYARLWRLLARRSDDEFFGMDPRKLKTGSLAFLCRAAMAQPSLVAGLETGLDFLSLMFERLPAQLVRQQSLAEIVLLEPEPEPKRAFTYFTYWMIVHGVACWLAGRRIPILAIELRCARPDFCDDYQVMFSDNLRFDRPRTRMIFSAECLDLPIKRTPQELQRFLSHAPANILVKYRDPQSLASRIKHDLRHMPPHTWPETDGLAATLCISASTLRRRLAEEGQTYQGLKDSVRKELAIVWLAEPQISFAQIAERLGFADTSSFYKAFRKWSGSNPGHYRSLILNDAT; encoded by the coding sequence ATGTCGGAAAAAGACACCATCTCCATCCACCTCGTGCGCGAAGCCCTGCTGCAGAGCTGTGCGCCGGGCGCGGCCACCGTCGAGGCGTTAAGCAAAGTCGGGATTGACCCGGTGCTGCTGGAACAGCCCGGCGCACGCGTGGCCGCCACCGCCTATGCGCGCTTGTGGCGTTTGCTCGCACGGCGCAGTGATGACGAGTTTTTTGGCATGGACCCGCGCAAGCTTAAAACCGGCAGCCTGGCGTTCCTGTGTCGTGCCGCTATGGCACAACCGAGCCTGGTGGCCGGCCTGGAAACCGGCCTGGATTTTCTTTCACTGATGTTTGAGCGCTTGCCTGCCCAGTTGGTGCGCCAACAAAGCCTGGCGGAAATCGTGTTGCTCGAACCGGAGCCCGAGCCCAAGCGCGCGTTCACCTATTTCACTTACTGGATGATCGTCCACGGCGTCGCCTGCTGGCTGGCGGGGCGGCGCATCCCGATTCTGGCCATCGAATTGCGCTGCGCACGGCCGGACTTTTGTGATGATTACCAAGTGATGTTTTCCGACAACTTGCGCTTTGATCGGCCACGCACCCGCATGATCTTTTCCGCCGAGTGCCTGGACCTGCCGATCAAACGAACCCCACAGGAATTGCAGCGTTTCCTCAGCCACGCGCCGGCCAATATCCTGGTCAAATACCGCGACCCGCAAAGCCTTGCCAGCCGCATCAAGCATGACCTGCGCCACATGCCCCCACACACCTGGCCGGAGACCGACGGCCTTGCCGCCACCCTGTGCATCTCCGCGTCCACCCTGCGCCGCCGCCTGGCAGAGGAAGGCCAGACCTACCAGGGCCTCAAGGACAGCGTACGCAAGGAACTGGCGATTGTGTGGCTGGCTGAGCCGCAGATCAGCTTCGCCCAGATTGCCGAGCGATTGGGGTTTGCCGATACGAGTTCGTTTTATAAGGCGTTTCGTAAGTGGAGCGGGTCGAATCCGGGGCATTATCGGAGTTTGATTCTTAACGACGCAACGTAG
- the efeO gene encoding iron uptake system protein EfeO, translating to MSNPTPQPAPSSRALRWAVAGSVVVMIAAGGLFYYAAQLAASKRQANQNEIAVTIHGHACEPNALTVPAGRASFRIINRSDRAVEWEILDGVLVVEERENIAPGLSQVINANLQPGDYAITCGLLSNPRGTLHVTPTAQSEAQAKAKPSMVAFIGPLSEFRVYLSGQGTALVKAVTALQHAIDAGDLAQAQALYVPAREAYQRLAPASQRLAELDNAINARADYFEKREQDPAFSGFHRLEYSLFQQRSLDGLAPVAQRLANDVSTLKQQLLAQSLPPEQLVSIVVRNLNSLADVRANSGEEERYSHIDLNGFAANLEVAHKIVALMRPLLAKSAAELLPNVDSALAAFDAELQGFKVDNGYATYDSVNADQRKQIADKAKALAAALDGIDPALGLSGLQ from the coding sequence TTGTCCAACCCAACCCCTCAACCGGCTCCGTCGTCCCGCGCGCTGCGCTGGGCCGTGGCCGGCTCGGTGGTCGTGATGATCGCCGCCGGTGGCCTGTTCTATTACGCCGCGCAGTTGGCTGCCAGCAAGCGCCAGGCCAACCAGAATGAGATCGCGGTGACCATCCACGGCCACGCTTGCGAGCCCAACGCCCTGACGGTGCCCGCCGGGCGTGCGAGTTTTCGCATCATCAACCGCTCCGACCGCGCGGTGGAATGGGAAATCCTCGATGGCGTCCTGGTCGTCGAAGAGCGGGAAAATATTGCCCCCGGCCTGAGCCAGGTGATCAATGCCAATCTGCAGCCCGGCGACTACGCGATCACCTGCGGTCTGCTGAGCAATCCCCGCGGCACCTTGCATGTCACGCCGACTGCGCAATCCGAGGCCCAGGCCAAGGCCAAGCCGTCGATGGTGGCGTTTATCGGGCCGCTGTCGGAATTCCGCGTTTACCTGAGCGGCCAGGGCACTGCACTGGTGAAGGCGGTCACCGCGTTGCAACACGCGATCGATGCCGGCGACCTCGCCCAGGCCCAAGCCCTGTATGTACCGGCCCGCGAAGCCTACCAACGGTTGGCGCCGGCATCGCAACGCCTGGCCGAGCTGGACAACGCGATCAACGCCCGCGCCGATTATTTTGAAAAGCGCGAACAGGACCCGGCCTTCAGTGGCTTCCATCGCCTGGAATACAGCCTGTTCCAACAGCGCAGCCTCGATGGCCTGGCACCCGTCGCGCAACGGTTGGCCAACGACGTCAGCACCCTCAAGCAGCAACTGCTGGCCCAGTCCCTGCCACCGGAGCAACTGGTGAGCATTGTGGTGCGCAACCTCAATAGCCTAGCGGATGTACGCGCCAACAGCGGTGAGGAGGAACGCTACAGCCACATCGACCTCAACGGTTTTGCCGCCAACCTGGAGGTTGCCCACAAGATCGTCGCGCTGATGCGGCCGCTGTTGGCCAAGTCCGCCGCCGAGCTGCTCCCCAACGTCGACAGCGCCCTTGCCGCCTTTGATGCCGAACTCCAAGGCTTCAAGGTCGACAACGGCTACGCCACCTATGACAGCGTGAACGCCGATCAGCGCAAGCAGATCGCCGACAAGGCCAAGGCCCTGGCCGCCGCACTCGATGGAATCGACCCCGCCCTTGGCCTTTCCGGCCTGCAGTGA
- a CDS encoding NmrA/HSCARG family protein — protein sequence MSILVIGATGTIGSLVTQGLAEAGAEVKALVRQAGKRDFPKGVTEVVADLTDVVSLRAALSSVRTLFLLNAVTPDEVTQALITLNLAREAGIERIVYLSVIHADTFTHVPHFTGKHTVERMLESLDMPATILRPAYFMQNDLMVRQTIQDYAVYPMPIGSAGVSMVDTRDIADVAVAELLRRDKAPCALERVTLELVGPTALTGASVAKIWSAALGREIAYGGDDVVAFEGQLAAYGPAWLAYDMRLMMAGIQTFGMHAAEGTVERLEAIIGHPLRAYEDFVREATAGFVSQPH from the coding sequence ATGAGCATTCTGGTTATTGGCGCCACCGGCACGATTGGTTCACTCGTCACCCAAGGCCTTGCCGAGGCGGGCGCCGAGGTCAAGGCCCTGGTTCGCCAGGCGGGCAAGCGCGATTTCCCCAAAGGCGTCACCGAGGTTGTTGCGGACCTTACCGATGTCGTCTCCCTGCGCGCCGCGCTGTCGTCGGTGCGCACGCTGTTCCTGCTCAATGCCGTGACGCCCGACGAGGTCACCCAAGCCCTCATCACCTTGAACCTCGCGCGTGAGGCGGGGATCGAGCGCATCGTTTACCTGTCGGTGATTCATGCCGACACCTTCACCCATGTGCCGCATTTCACCGGCAAGCACACGGTTGAGCGCATGCTCGAAAGCCTCGACATGCCCGCGACGATCCTGCGTCCCGCTTACTTTATGCAAAACGACCTGATGGTCCGGCAGACCATCCAGGACTACGCGGTGTACCCGATGCCCATTGGCTCGGCCGGGGTTTCAATGGTTGATACACGCGACATTGCCGATGTGGCCGTGGCAGAACTGCTGCGACGCGATAAAGCACCTTGCGCGCTTGAGCGCGTAACGCTGGAGTTGGTCGGGCCAACCGCACTGACGGGTGCTTCCGTGGCGAAGATCTGGAGTGCAGCCCTGGGCCGCGAGATCGCCTACGGCGGTGACGATGTGGTGGCCTTCGAAGGGCAATTGGCTGCCTACGGCCCCGCTTGGTTGGCGTACGACATGCGCCTGATGATGGCCGGTATCCAGACGTTCGGCATGCACGCCGCCGAAGGTACCGTGGAACGGTTGGAGGCGATCATCGGGCATCCGTTGCGTGCCTATGAGGACTTCGTGCGTGAAGCGACGGCCGGCTTCGTCAGCCAACCGCACTAG
- a CDS encoding efflux RND transporter permease subunit: MNFSKFFISRPIFAAVLSLLILIAGAISLFQLPISEYPEVVPPTVVVRANFPGANPKVIGETVAAPLEQAITGVENMLYMSSQSTADGKLTLTITFALGTDLDNAQVQVQNRVTRTQPKLPEEVTRIGITVDKASPDLTMVVHLTSPDQRYDMLYLSNYAILNIKDELARLGGVGDVQLFGMGDYSLRVWLDPNKTASRNLTATDVVNAIREQNRQVAAGALGAQPAPSDTSFQLSVNTQGRLVTEEEFENIVIRAGANGEITRLKDIARVELGSSQYALRSLIDNQPAVAIPIFQRPGSNAIDISNDVRAKMAELKKGFPAGMDYRIAYDPTIFVRGSIEAVVHTLFEALILVVLVVILFLQTWRASIIPLVAVPVSLIGTFAVMHLFGFSLNALSLFGLVLAIGIVVDDAIVVVENVERNIELGLEPFPATEKAMREVTGPIVATALVLCAVFIPAAFISGLTGQFYKQFALTIAISTVISAFNSLTLSPALAAVLLRAHDAPKDRFSRFLDKIFGGWLFRPFNRFFEKASHGYVGTVRRVIRGTGIALFVYAGLMVLTFFGFAHTPTGFVPAQDKQYLVAFAQLPDAASLDRTESVMKRMSDIALKQPGVESAIAFPGLSINGFTNSPNSGIVFVTLKPFDERKDASMSAGAIAGALNGQYASIEEAYMAIFPPPPVQGLGTIGGFRLQIEDRGNLGYDELYKEVQNVITKSHGVPELFGLFTSYTVNVPQVDAAIDREKAKTHGVAISDIFDTLQVYLGSLYANDFNRFGRTYQVNVQAEQQFRQDSDQIGQLKVRNNKGEMIPLATFIKVSDTSGPDRVMHYNGFITAEINGNAAPGYSSGQAQAAIEKLLKDELPNGMTYEWTDLTYQQILSGNTALFVFPLCVLLAFLVLAAQYESWSLPLAVILIVPMTLLSAITGVIISGGDNNIFTQIGLIVLVGLACKNAILIVEFAKDKQQEGLDPLAAVLEACRLRLRPILMTSFAFIMGVVPLVLSSGAGAEMRHAMGVAVFSGMIGVTFFGLLLTPVFYVLIRRYVERSEARKAAKALKLETQQ; encoded by the coding sequence ATGAATTTTTCCAAGTTCTTCATTTCGCGGCCGATCTTCGCAGCGGTGCTGTCGCTGTTGATCCTGATCGCCGGTGCCATCTCGCTGTTCCAACTGCCCATCAGTGAGTACCCGGAAGTGGTGCCGCCGACCGTGGTGGTACGCGCCAACTTCCCCGGCGCCAACCCTAAAGTCATCGGCGAAACCGTGGCGGCTCCGCTGGAGCAAGCCATTACCGGCGTCGAGAACATGTTGTACATGTCCTCGCAATCGACCGCCGACGGCAAGCTGACCCTGACCATCACCTTCGCCCTGGGCACCGACCTGGACAACGCGCAGGTGCAGGTGCAAAACCGGGTAACGCGAACTCAGCCAAAACTGCCTGAGGAAGTAACGCGCATCGGTATCACCGTGGACAAGGCCTCTCCCGACCTGACCATGGTGGTGCACTTGACCTCCCCGGATCAGCGTTACGACATGCTGTACCTGTCCAACTACGCGATCCTCAATATCAAGGATGAGCTGGCCCGCCTGGGCGGCGTCGGCGACGTGCAGTTGTTCGGCATGGGCGACTACTCGCTGCGCGTCTGGCTGGACCCGAACAAGACCGCTTCGCGCAACCTGACCGCAACCGATGTGGTCAACGCGATCCGCGAACAGAACCGTCAAGTGGCCGCCGGTGCCCTGGGCGCCCAGCCGGCGCCGAGTGACACCAGCTTCCAGTTGTCGGTGAATACTCAGGGCCGCCTGGTCACCGAGGAGGAGTTCGAGAACATTGTGATTCGCGCCGGCGCCAACGGTGAGATCACCCGTCTGAAGGACATCGCCCGGGTCGAGCTGGGCTCCAGCCAATACGCGCTGCGCTCGTTGATCGATAACCAGCCTGCCGTCGCGATTCCGATTTTCCAGCGTCCGGGCTCCAACGCCATCGATATTTCCAACGATGTGCGCGCCAAGATGGCCGAGCTGAAAAAAGGCTTCCCGGCCGGCATGGATTACCGCATCGCCTATGACCCGACGATCTTTGTACGCGGCTCCATCGAAGCGGTGGTGCACACCCTGTTCGAAGCGCTGATCCTCGTGGTGCTGGTGGTGATCCTGTTCCTGCAGACCTGGCGCGCCTCGATCATTCCCTTGGTGGCGGTGCCGGTGTCGTTGATCGGTACGTTTGCGGTGATGCACCTGTTCGGGTTCTCACTCAATGCCTTGTCGCTGTTCGGCTTGGTACTGGCCATCGGCATCGTGGTCGACGACGCCATCGTGGTGGTGGAGAACGTCGAACGTAATATCGAACTGGGCCTGGAGCCGTTCCCGGCCACCGAAAAAGCCATGCGCGAAGTGACCGGCCCGATCGTCGCCACGGCGCTGGTGCTGTGTGCGGTGTTCATTCCGGCCGCCTTTATCAGTGGCTTGACCGGGCAGTTCTACAAACAGTTTGCCTTGACCATTGCCATCTCGACGGTGATCTCGGCATTCAACTCGCTGACGCTGTCCCCTGCCCTGGCGGCCGTGTTGCTGCGCGCCCACGACGCACCGAAGGATCGTTTCTCCAGGTTCCTCGACAAAATCTTCGGCGGCTGGCTGTTCCGTCCCTTCAACCGCTTTTTCGAAAAGGCCAGCCATGGCTACGTCGGTACCGTGCGCCGGGTGATTCGCGGCACGGGTATCGCGCTGTTCGTGTACGCCGGCCTGATGGTGCTGACATTCTTCGGGTTTGCCCACACGCCGACCGGTTTCGTACCGGCCCAGGACAAGCAATACCTGGTGGCCTTCGCCCAACTGCCCGACGCCGCGAGCCTGGACCGTACCGAAAGCGTGATGAAGCGCATGTCGGACATCGCCCTGAAGCAACCTGGCGTGGAAAGCGCGATTGCGTTCCCCGGCCTTTCGATCAACGGTTTCACCAACAGCCCGAACAGCGGCATCGTGTTCGTGACCCTGAAACCGTTCGACGAGCGTAAAGACGCGAGCATGTCGGCGGGTGCGATTGCCGGTGCGCTGAACGGCCAGTACGCCAGTATCGAAGAAGCCTATATGGCGATCTTCCCGCCGCCACCGGTACAAGGCCTGGGCACGATCGGCGGGTTCCGCCTGCAGATCGAAGACCGTGGCAACCTCGGCTATGACGAGCTGTATAAAGAAGTGCAGAACGTCATCACCAAAAGCCACGGCGTGCCTGAGCTGTTCGGCCTGTTCACCAGCTACACGGTCAACGTGCCGCAAGTCGATGCCGCCATCGACCGTGAAAAGGCCAAGACCCACGGCGTGGCAATCAGCGACATCTTCGACACGCTGCAGGTCTACCTGGGTTCGTTGTACGCCAACGACTTCAACCGCTTCGGGCGTACCTACCAGGTCAACGTGCAGGCCGAGCAACAGTTCCGCCAGGACTCCGACCAGATCGGCCAGCTGAAAGTGCGTAACAACAAAGGCGAGATGATCCCCCTGGCGACCTTCATCAAGGTCAGTGACACCTCGGGGCCGGACCGCGTGATGCACTACAACGGCTTTATCACCGCTGAAATCAACGGCAACGCCGCACCGGGCTACAGCTCCGGCCAGGCCCAGGCCGCGATTGAAAAACTGCTCAAGGATGAACTGCCCAACGGCATGACCTACGAGTGGACCGACCTGACCTATCAGCAAATCCTCTCGGGCAACACCGCGCTGTTCGTGTTCCCGCTCTGCGTACTGCTGGCGTTCCTGGTACTGGCCGCCCAGTACGAAAGCTGGAGCCTGCCACTGGCGGTGATCCTGATCGTACCGATGACGCTGCTGTCGGCCATCACCGGGGTGATCATCTCCGGCGGCGACAACAACATCTTCACCCAGATCGGCCTGATCGTACTGGTGGGCCTGGCCTGCAAGAACGCGATCCTGATCGTCGAGTTCGCCAAGGATAAACAGCAGGAAGGCCTCGACCCGCTCGCTGCGGTACTGGAAGCCTGCCGCTTGCGTCTGCGGCCGATCCTGATGACCTCGTTCGCCTTCATCATGGGTGTGGTGCCACTGGTGTTGTCCAGCGGTGCCGGTGCCGAGATGCGGCATGCCATGGGCGTGGCGGTGTTCTCCGGGATGATCGGGGTGACCTTCTTCGGTCTATTGCTGACGCCGGTGTTCTACGTACTGATCCGTCGCTATGTGGAGCGCAGCGAAGCACGCAAAGCGGCCAAGGCCTTGAAGCTGGAGACACAGCAATGA
- a CDS encoding LysR family transcriptional regulator: protein MNLNALIDFALVATNEGLGKASRASGIAKATLSRRIADLEEQLGVRLIERSARGLKLTEAGEVLMTRTEGPLGEVIEALTAAREGISTPRGRLRVAAPVLFSQLAMGRIGAEFCAAYPDVEIEVVAEDRLVDLVEERFDVAIRINPSPDSSLVGRCFAKDRLIVVAAPEVLKPMPGAVRPVAAIVTSSFEPTHWHLDGGELVLEPNPKLRFSSLLMVRDAAVAGAGAALIPQSIAGSQLARGELVQWGTVHGMEPALWVLHTSRRLAAPKVRAFVEFICAHYSGMSLVLKG, encoded by the coding sequence ATGAACCTGAACGCGCTGATCGATTTTGCCCTCGTCGCCACCAATGAAGGGCTCGGAAAGGCCAGCCGTGCGAGCGGTATAGCCAAGGCGACCTTGTCGCGCCGCATCGCTGACCTGGAAGAGCAACTGGGCGTCAGGCTGATCGAGCGCAGCGCACGCGGCTTGAAACTCACCGAAGCCGGTGAAGTGCTGATGACGCGCACGGAAGGTCCGCTGGGCGAGGTGATCGAAGCCTTGACGGCGGCTCGTGAGGGCATCTCAACACCGCGCGGACGCTTGCGCGTGGCTGCCCCGGTGCTGTTTTCCCAGCTTGCGATGGGGCGCATTGGCGCCGAGTTCTGCGCCGCCTACCCTGACGTGGAGATCGAAGTCGTCGCCGAGGATCGCCTGGTTGACCTTGTAGAGGAACGCTTTGACGTTGCCATCCGCATCAACCCCAGCCCGGACAGCAGCCTGGTTGGCCGCTGCTTCGCCAAAGACCGACTGATCGTGGTGGCGGCGCCGGAGGTGCTCAAGCCGATGCCCGGCGCGGTCCGGCCCGTTGCCGCTATCGTGACGTCGAGTTTCGAGCCCACCCACTGGCATCTCGATGGCGGGGAGCTGGTGCTGGAGCCCAACCCGAAGCTACGGTTCTCTTCGTTATTGATGGTTCGGGATGCAGCTGTAGCCGGCGCCGGCGCCGCCCTGATTCCACAGTCCATTGCCGGGAGCCAGCTTGCCCGTGGTGAGTTGGTCCAGTGGGGTACGGTGCACGGAATGGAACCCGCGCTGTGGGTGCTGCATACATCCAGGCGCCTTGCGGCGCCGAAGGTTCGCGCGTTTGTTGAGTTCATCTGCGCCCACTATTCGGGCATGTCGTTAGTGTTGAAGGGATAA
- a CDS encoding efflux transporter outer membrane subunit has protein sequence MSVKVFLPSLLVLALSACAVGPDYKAQTPEAANITAAADAKQYDHARFEGIWWQQFEDPTLNQLVTQSLQGNRDLRVAFARLRASRAIRDDASNDAMPTITSRVSSDQGKGQIPGQTTRRVKTERYDLGLDMAWELDLFGRIQRNLEATDADQQAAEADLYQLQVTMIAELVDAYGQLRGAQLRERIALDNLKNQQDSRGITVSLRDAGVGDQLDVERADARLASVEASVPQLQAEQVRERNRIATLLGQRPDKLSVDLSPKDLPAIAKALPIGDPGQLLQRRPDILSAERKLAAATARIGVAKADLFPRVSLSGFLGFTAGRGSQIGSSAANAWALGPSITWAAFDLGSVRARLRGADAEADGALANYEQQVLLALEESENAFSDYGKRQQRLVSLIRQSESSRAAADLAAIRYREGTVDFLVLLDAQRERLAAEDSQAQAEVDLYRGIVAIYKALGGGWQPDTVVATAK, from the coding sequence ATGAGCGTGAAAGTATTCCTGCCGAGCTTGCTGGTACTGGCGCTGAGCGCCTGTGCCGTGGGCCCGGACTACAAAGCCCAGACCCCGGAAGCGGCCAACATCACGGCCGCCGCCGATGCCAAGCAATATGACCATGCCAGGTTCGAAGGCATCTGGTGGCAGCAGTTCGAGGACCCGACCCTCAACCAGTTGGTCACCCAGTCGCTGCAGGGCAACCGCGACCTGCGCGTCGCCTTTGCCCGTCTGCGGGCGTCTCGTGCGATCCGCGATGACGCCAGCAACGACGCCATGCCGACCATCACCAGCCGCGTCAGCAGTGACCAGGGCAAGGGCCAGATTCCCGGCCAGACCACCCGCCGCGTCAAGACCGAGCGCTACGACCTCGGCCTGGACATGGCCTGGGAACTGGACCTGTTCGGTCGCATCCAGCGCAACCTGGAAGCCACCGACGCCGACCAGCAGGCCGCTGAGGCTGACTTGTACCAACTGCAAGTCACCATGATCGCTGAACTGGTGGATGCCTACGGTCAACTGCGTGGCGCGCAACTGCGTGAACGCATTGCCCTGGACAACCTGAAAAACCAGCAGGACTCCCGCGGCATCACCGTCAGCCTGCGCGATGCCGGCGTGGGCGACCAACTCGACGTGGAACGCGCCGATGCGCGCCTTGCGTCGGTGGAAGCCAGCGTGCCGCAACTGCAGGCCGAGCAAGTGCGCGAGCGTAACCGCATCGCCACCCTCCTCGGCCAACGCCCCGACAAACTGAGCGTGGACCTGAGCCCGAAAGACCTGCCAGCGATTGCCAAGGCGCTGCCGATCGGCGACCCGGGGCAACTGCTGCAACGGCGCCCGGACATCCTCAGCGCCGAGCGCAAACTGGCGGCCGCCACCGCACGCATCGGCGTGGCCAAGGCCGACCTGTTCCCACGGGTCAGCCTCAGCGGCTTCCTCGGCTTCACCGCCGGGCGCGGCTCGCAGATCGGCTCGTCCGCCGCCAATGCCTGGGCCCTTGGCCCAAGCATTACCTGGGCCGCCTTCGACCTGGGCAGCGTACGCGCCCGCTTGCGCGGTGCGGACGCCGAAGCCGATGGCGCCCTGGCGAACTACGAGCAGCAAGTGCTGTTGGCCCTGGAAGAATCCGAAAATGCCTTCAGTGACTACGGCAAGCGTCAGCAACGCCTGGTCTCGCTGATCCGCCAAAGCGAATCCAGCCGCGCCGCCGCCGACCTGGCCGCGATCCGCTACCGCGAAGGCACCGTGGACTTCCTGGTCCTGCTCGACGCCCAACGCGAACGCCTGGCCGCCGAAGACTCCCAGGCCCAGGCCGAAGTGGATCTGTATCGCGGCATCGTTGCGATCTACAAGGCACTGGGAGGTGGCTGGCAGCCGGACACGGTGGTCGCTACCGCCAAGTGA
- the mexE gene encoding multidrug efflux RND transporter periplasmic adaptor subunit MexE, giving the protein MEQSLKHLRFPLAILAVVVMSACGKPPDQAAAMPAAKVSVAKVLEQPVNEWDEFTGRLEAPETVQIRPRVSGQIDQVAFTEGALVKKGDLLFQIDPRPFQAEVRRLEAQLAQTKAAATRSDNEAQRGDRLRQSNAISAELADSRTTAAQEARAAVAGIQAQLDLAKLNLSFTRVTSPISGRVSRAEITAGNLVTADTTALTSVVSTDKVYAYFDADERVFLKYTELARQGRRGATTPVYLGLSNETGNPHLGQMNFVDNQVNPATGTIRGRAVFDNSKGEYTPGLYARLKLVGSGTYSAVLINDEAVGTDLGKKFVLVMEGDKPAYRAVELGPKIEGLRIVRSGLNKDDTIIVKGLQRARPGSPVAPETIPMASQETLAALAQQRQALEASNLEQVAPEKPAPKLASSATPRG; this is encoded by the coding sequence ATGGAACAGTCACTCAAACATTTGCGCTTCCCCCTGGCGATCCTGGCCGTGGTGGTGATGAGCGCATGCGGCAAGCCCCCGGACCAAGCGGCCGCCATGCCAGCGGCGAAAGTCAGCGTGGCCAAGGTACTTGAGCAGCCGGTCAACGAGTGGGATGAATTCACCGGGCGCCTGGAAGCACCGGAAACCGTACAGATTCGTCCACGCGTGTCGGGCCAGATTGACCAAGTCGCTTTCACCGAAGGCGCTTTGGTCAAGAAAGGCGACCTGCTGTTCCAGATCGATCCACGTCCGTTCCAGGCCGAGGTACGCCGCCTCGAAGCCCAGCTTGCGCAAACGAAAGCCGCCGCCACCCGCAGCGATAACGAAGCGCAACGCGGCGACCGCCTGCGCCAGAGCAATGCGATCTCCGCCGAACTGGCCGACTCGCGCACCACCGCCGCCCAGGAAGCCCGCGCCGCTGTTGCCGGGATCCAGGCGCAGTTGGACCTGGCCAAGTTGAACTTGAGCTTTACCCGCGTCACGTCGCCGATCAGCGGCCGCGTCAGCCGCGCCGAGATCACCGCCGGCAACCTGGTGACCGCCGACACCACCGCGCTGACCAGCGTGGTCTCCACCGACAAGGTCTACGCCTACTTCGACGCCGATGAGCGTGTGTTCCTCAAGTACACCGAGCTGGCCCGCCAAGGCCGTCGCGGCGCGACCACCCCGGTGTACCTGGGCCTGTCGAATGAAACCGGCAACCCGCACCTGGGCCAGATGAACTTCGTCGACAACCAGGTCAACCCGGCCACCGGCACCATCCGTGGGCGCGCGGTGTTCGATAACAGCAAGGGCGAATACACCCCTGGCCTGTATGCGCGCTTGAAGCTGGTGGGCAGCGGCACCTACTCCGCCGTGCTGATCAACGACGAAGCCGTGGGCACCGACCTGGGCAAGAAGTTCGTGCTGGTGATGGAAGGCGACAAGCCCGCCTATCGCGCGGTGGAACTGGGGCCGAAGATCGAAGGCCTGCGCATCGTGCGCAGCGGCTTGAACAAGGACGACACCATTATCGTCAAGGGCCTGCAGCGCGCACGCCCAGGTTCGCCGGTCGCACCGGAAACCATTCCGATGGCCAGCCAGGAAACCCTCGCCGCCTTGGCCCAACAACGACAAGCGCTTGAAGCCAGCAACCTGGAGCAAGTGGCGCCGGAAAAACCCGCGCCCAAGCTCGCCAGCAGCGCGACTCCACGCGGTTAA
- the efeU gene encoding iron uptake transporter permease EfeU, with protein sequence MLVPFLIMLREGIEAALIVGIIASYLQQTGRGQWMPAVWIGVFLAAALALLVGGGLELVSAEFPQKQQELFEGIVGLVAVGILSSMVFWMRKVARSIKHSLHASLDHALAGSQNQVFALIAMVFFAVAREGLETVFFLLAVFQQSEGPGAPVGALLGLILAIIVGFLIYTGSMRLNLGAFFRWTGLFILVVAAGILANSVQALHEAGVWNHLQTVLFDFSAALPMDSPLGSVLAGMFGYQEAPTVSTLGAYLIYLVVALVMFFLPSPSAKPVTSTSSVSSQ encoded by the coding sequence ATGCTCGTTCCTTTTTTAATCATGCTGCGCGAAGGCATTGAAGCGGCGTTGATCGTCGGCATCATCGCCAGCTACCTGCAACAGACCGGGCGCGGCCAGTGGATGCCCGCTGTGTGGATCGGCGTATTTCTCGCGGCTGCGCTGGCGTTGCTGGTGGGCGGCGGGCTGGAACTGGTCAGTGCCGAATTCCCGCAGAAACAGCAGGAATTGTTCGAAGGCATCGTCGGACTGGTCGCGGTGGGCATTCTCAGTTCCATGGTGTTCTGGATGCGCAAGGTGGCGCGCTCGATCAAGCATTCGCTGCATGCGTCCCTCGACCACGCATTGGCCGGCTCCCAAAACCAAGTCTTCGCGCTGATCGCCATGGTGTTTTTCGCCGTGGCCCGCGAAGGGCTGGAAACGGTGTTCTTCCTGCTCGCCGTGTTCCAGCAGAGCGAGGGCCCGGGTGCACCTGTCGGCGCCCTGCTCGGCCTGATCCTGGCGATCATCGTCGGTTTCCTGATCTACACCGGCAGCATGCGCCTGAACCTCGGTGCGTTTTTCCGCTGGACCGGCCTGTTCATCCTCGTGGTGGCGGCCGGCATTCTCGCCAACTCGGTGCAAGCCTTGCACGAAGCGGGCGTGTGGAATCACCTGCAGACCGTGCTGTTCGATTTCAGCGCCGCGCTGCCCATGGACAGCCCGCTGGGCTCAGTGCTTGCCGGTATGTTCGGTTATCAGGAAGCGCCGACCGTCAGCACCCTCGGCGCCTATCTGATTTACCTGGTGGTGGCGCTGGTGATGTTCTTCCTGCCGTCGCCTTCGGCCAAGCCTGTCACCTCCACTTCTTCCGTCTCCAGCCAGTAA